The segment GTCCGCGAAGACGTCGCCGACGCCCCGGTAACCGGGCATGCTGACCCGGACGTAAAACGGGAAGTCGGCTATCTCCCCCTCCGGGGCGCTCGGCGGACTCTGGAAGGCCGGCGGGTTGAACGCGGCGAACGTCAGGCCGTTCCGCTGCCAGTTCGTGATCGTGTCATCGAGCCCGTTCGTAGGTTCCGCGCCGCACGAGTACGGGCCCGCCGTGCACCCGACGTCGATGCGCAGGAACGCGGTCGGATCGGGGGTGCCGGACTGCTTCCAGTCGTCGACGAGGATGTTGAACGTCACGCGGCCCTGGGTGTCGTAGGAGACCCTGCCGATCGTCGTGACCCGGAAGGTGTACTTGCCGACTTCCTCGCACTCTCCCGTCGAGCAGACCATACGCTTGGCCTCTACTCGCTGGACCTGGCACATGAACCGGTGACTGACCACCAGCCCGCGGTGAAACTCGGCCGACGGGCGCTTGCGGCACTCCTCGACCGAGAGGTCGGGCACCGTGCTGGAAGCGGCTCCCGCCCCGGCGAGCGCCTTGGAGCGGGAACCGGTGGCCGCCCGGGCCGTAGCCGCGTCCGCTTCGGCAACTGCCTTCCGGTCGGCGAACTGCTCGGATGTCTCCTTGGGTATGGAGGTACCGGGGAAGAACTCCAGCGGCTGCCGGCCTGCCAGTTGCGGATCCGGGACGGTGCGCAGGATGTTCACCGGGCCGCTCGCGCCGGCCGGTATCTCCGCGGCACCAGCCGCCGGACTGCCGGACTGGGCCGAAGCGCGAGGTGCTTCCTCATGCGGCAACGTGGCCGTCGAAGCGTCCGGCGGCCGGGCGGTCGCGGACGGGGCTTCCGGGATCGCGGCGGGGCCGGGGGCGGGCGATGCCGGCCGGTCGGCCGCGCCGTTCGCCGAAGCGGCGGGCCCGACCGTGGTCACCTCTTGCGCACCGCCTACTTGCTGCCCACCGATCGCGCTGGAGGCCGTGGCGACGGCGCCTCCAGGTGCGAGAACGGGCAGCAGGATCGTTAAAGCAACGAGCCAGGCGAGGGCACCCCGCCGCGTACTGAACCTGCGTCTCACACGTCCCCCTTAGGCTGTGCTGCGGGCGGCCTGTGCCGCCGAGCAGCGGATAACCTAACGCCTAGTCAGCTAGCGTATGGCCACTGTGACCTGTTCCTGTGGGTGCAGGGAAGAAGCGGATACTTGCCGCCAAAGAGTCAGGAAGACCGGATGGGAATCGGATACCAGCCCTATATATGGGCGGAAAACGAAGGACTCAACTACGGCTGCCTCACCTTCGTCCGGGGCAGGAATCCGGCCGAAACCGCCCGCTACTACGGTGCCGACCCCCGAGCTGCGGTACCCCTGACCACGCACGAGCGCCGCACCCACCCAGCGTTCCCGGACCTGGTGAGCTGGATCGAGCTCGGCGAGTGGACCGTGGCGTTCGAAGAAGAGCGATCCCGCGGCTCCGATCCCAGCCTGCTGGGCCAGCTGTCACTCGGCACGGAAGCCGTCAGCATCCACACCAACGTTCTCGCCCACTACCGCTTCCGCTACGCAGCCGACGGCCAGACACTCACGTATTTCGACGCCCTGTCCCCCCATACGCGCCACGGTACTGAACCCGACCGCTTCGTGGACGCCATGCGCCTCATCGGCCTCGACCCGGACATCCCGCCCGACCTTGAGGAACTCGACGACGACCCTCAATATGTCGAGTACACCCTCCCCATGCTGCTCGCCCTCACCGAGCACGTCACCGCCATCCGCCTGAAGCCCGAGTTCCTGGATACCGCTCTGACCGCTGTGACCGGTCGAAGCAACCGCTCCACACTCCGCAGCTCACCGTAGCGCCCCGCCCGTCATCGAACGGACCGCCACCACCTGCCGGCATGCCTGACCAGGCGGCGGCCGACGGGTTCTTCGCCATGTTTCCGCGGCGGGCGGCGCAGCGCATGTCGTCGAGGCTGCCAGTGCGCGCGAAACGGCGGACGGTGGAGCGGTCCAGCCACGGTGTCCGGCCGATCGCGGCCAGGAACCTTCCCTCAGTCAGCAGCGCCTGGACTGCCTCACATCTTCACGTCTCGGAGCCACCAGGCGCCGGGGCTGGCCCATGAACGGCGAGGGTGCCGTCCGGCGGGACGAACGGCACGGCCACCGGACTAAACGGCTCCGGCGCGACCAGGCCCCTCGCGGTTGCCTCCGCCATGACCGCGGTTCGCCGCGAACGCGGCCTGGATGCACCCGTAGCGTGAGCCGACCGTTGTCTCTAGCATCCGCGACATTCCGCCACAGATGCCAGGCGTCGGCGATCTGCACCGTCTGCAGGGCACCATTCCGAACCCTTCCGCATAGGCGCCCCAGCTTGGCTCTGCGCCATCAAAGGGTCCCCGACGGAGCCGAATTACGTGACCGCCGGCATAGCCCGTCAAGCGGCCCAGGCCGCTGGTTACGGGGCGGGGCGACTGTGGGTAACATCGGCGTCGCTCTCGTCGGACCACTGGTCGCCTGCCGCGAGGTAGCGGAAGCCGTGGTGGTGTGCGCTGGCTGGGTGACGCTCGCGGCGTGGGTGCCGCCGCGGGAGGCGAGCGGGCGGGCGGCAAGTCCCACCCACCGAGGCGAGCCCGCTCCAGGCAGTGGCCGCGACGACGCCGTTCCTGCTTGACGTGGCCGGGGGTCGGCTTGGCACGCTTACGCCGCCTCGGTCAGCGCCTCGAACGACAGAGGCAGCGACAGCTCCACGTCGAGCGTGAACACCGAGTCCATGACCACGCGCAGACGCTGTGGCGCGTCCGGCATCACGTGCGCGTACGTCTGATAGGTGATCTTGGGGTCGCGGTGTCCGAGCCATTCAGCCATGTCGGTCACCGGCACGCCCTTGGACAATCCGGCCGAGGCGAAGAAGTGCCGGAGCCAGTGAGGTGTGATCTTCCTGGTGATGCCGGCGGCCCTCTTTGCCGTCCGCCACAGCCTGTCCACAAGGGAGTACATGAGAATGTTGGTACGACCCACGTTCGAAAACAGGTAGTCACCCTCGATCCGGTTCAGCCCGGTCTCGACACGGTAGGTACCGTACTTGTCGATGTGGTCCCGG is part of the Streptomyces katrae genome and harbors:
- a CDS encoding DUF6461 domain-containing protein; protein product: MGIGYQPYIWAENEGLNYGCLTFVRGRNPAETARYYGADPRAAVPLTTHERRTHPAFPDLVSWIELGEWTVAFEEERSRGSDPSLLGQLSLGTEAVSIHTNVLAHYRFRYAADGQTLTYFDALSPHTRHGTEPDRFVDAMRLIGLDPDIPPDLEELDDDPQYVEYTLPMLLALTEHVTAIRLKPEFLDTALTAVTGRSNRSTLRSSP
- a CDS encoding tyrosine-type recombinase/integrase, with protein sequence MKWRDQDEGRGVPIPTTIAAKIRDHIDKYGTYRVETGLNRIEGDYLFSNVGRTNILMYSLVDRLWRTAKRAAGITRKITPHWLRHFFASAGLSKGVPVTDMAEWLGHRDPKITYQTYAHVMPDAPQRLRVVMDSVFTLDVELSLPLSFEALTEAA